One stretch of Novosphingobium pentaromativorans US6-1 DNA includes these proteins:
- a CDS encoding UDP-N-acetylmuramoyl-tripeptide--D-alanyl-D-alanine ligase, whose protein sequence is MNAVARILDWPAELSDENPSALWDAVAIARAVKGTANAEFTVSGVEIDSRDVQPGDLFFALKGESMDGHRFVEMAFAKGAAAVVVDRPVDGPHILVKDTTEALEKLGAAARQRARGPIIGVTGSVGKTGVKESIFAALDRSSRGDAHRSVKSYNNHVGVPLSLARMPSRARFGIFEMGMNHAGEIAALTRQVRPHVAVITTIAPAHIEMLGSEEAIADAKAEIFQGLEEGGTAVIPADSPHFLRLRDAAVACGAKVVSFGKAADADVRLLDTVSAIGGGSLVTVDMGDRRVCYTVAAPGEHWVMNSLAVMAAVRAVKGDLGAAGVALAEMGGLPGRGARVEIDVPGGEADDEGQRKALLIDESYNANPASMRATLAQLGRTPARRRIAVLGAMKELGSHGPDYHAALAEPIREAGVDYAVLVGEEMAPLAKALDEGELGKSEGAKLGKTVAFAHCASVGEAVDALRAFGLERDDAILVKGSNSVGLASLVTALSKQEG, encoded by the coding sequence ATGAACGCTGTTGCCCGGATTCTCGACTGGCCTGCTGAACTGTCGGATGAGAACCCGTCTGCGCTGTGGGACGCGGTTGCGATCGCGCGCGCGGTCAAGGGCACGGCGAATGCCGAATTCACCGTTTCCGGTGTCGAGATCGACAGCCGCGACGTCCAGCCCGGAGACCTGTTCTTCGCCTTGAAGGGGGAGAGCATGGACGGGCACCGTTTCGTCGAGATGGCCTTTGCCAAGGGCGCTGCAGCCGTCGTCGTCGACCGTCCCGTGGACGGCCCTCACATCCTCGTGAAGGACACGACCGAAGCGCTGGAAAAGCTGGGCGCAGCCGCACGCCAGCGCGCGCGCGGCCCGATCATCGGCGTGACCGGATCGGTCGGCAAGACCGGCGTCAAGGAATCGATTTTCGCGGCTCTCGATCGCTCCAGCCGCGGCGACGCGCATCGCTCGGTCAAGAGCTACAACAACCACGTCGGCGTTCCGCTCAGCCTTGCGCGCATGCCTAGCCGCGCGCGCTTCGGCATCTTCGAGATGGGCATGAACCACGCCGGCGAGATCGCCGCGCTGACCCGGCAGGTACGCCCGCACGTTGCGGTGATCACCACCATTGCCCCGGCCCACATCGAGATGCTGGGCTCGGAAGAAGCGATTGCCGATGCCAAGGCCGAGATCTTCCAGGGACTGGAGGAAGGCGGCACGGCGGTGATCCCGGCGGACAGCCCGCATTTCCTGCGCCTGCGCGATGCGGCGGTGGCATGTGGGGCGAAAGTGGTGTCGTTCGGCAAGGCCGCCGATGCCGACGTGCGCCTGCTCGATACCGTTTCGGCCATCGGCGGCGGTTCGCTGGTAACGGTGGACATGGGCGACCGCCGCGTCTGCTACACCGTCGCTGCACCGGGCGAACACTGGGTAATGAATTCGCTTGCCGTCATGGCGGCAGTACGCGCGGTCAAGGGAGACCTTGGCGCAGCTGGCGTGGCGCTCGCCGAAATGGGCGGCCTTCCGGGCCGCGGTGCGCGCGTCGAGATCGACGTTCCGGGCGGCGAGGCCGACGACGAAGGCCAGCGCAAGGCGCTGCTGATCGACGAGAGCTACAACGCCAATCCGGCCTCGATGCGCGCGACGCTGGCCCAGCTCGGCCGCACTCCGGCGCGTCGCCGGATCGCCGTGCTCGGTGCGATGAAGGAGCTGGGCAGCCACGGGCCTGACTATCATGCCGCCCTGGCCGAACCGATCCGCGAGGCGGGCGTCGATTACGCCGTGCTCGTCGGCGAGGAAATGGCGCCGCTCGCCAAGGCCCTCGACGAAGGGGAATTGGGGAAATCGGAAGGCGCGAAACTTGGCAAAACCGTGGCTTTCGCGCATTGCGCCAGTGTAGGGGAAGCTGTCGATGCCTTGCGCGCATTCGGACTTGAGCGGGATGATGCAATCCTTGTCAAAGGTTCGAATTCGGTGGGCCTCGCTTCCCTCGTGACCGCGCTCAGCAAGCAGGAAGGGTAG
- the murD gene encoding UDP-N-acetylmuramoyl-L-alanine--D-glutamate ligase, whose product MIVSPAFAGKRYAVLGLARSGMTAVETLLASGAHVMAWDNRDEPRQALAGRVELADPVTADITGYDGVVVSPGIPLNRHPIASAAQRAGVPVIGDIELFALARPSLPAHRVVGITGTNGKSTTTSLVHHLLEKAGVPARMGGNIGVPILGTDPLPEGGVYVLELSSYQIDLTRSLDCDVAALLNITPDHLDRYDGFAAYAASKARLFTMQGAEHDAVFGSGDAETAAIASTEGDRRGLDHVRIVDGAKLTTLQKKWPSLQGPHNLQNAAVAVAIVEALGIKPEQWKRAMRNFRGLPHRMERVAEADGVFYINDSKATNPASAAPALAAFPPDPEPRIHWIVGGLPKGDDLDECAPYFGNLAAAYTIGDAGPRFAEILAPYTQVHRSEMMAEAIREAMAAARPGDVVMLSPACASFDQFRDYEARGEVFRQIVEALLAPEEEEDA is encoded by the coding sequence GTGATCGTCTCCCCCGCCTTTGCCGGTAAACGATACGCGGTCCTCGGGCTTGCCCGCTCGGGGATGACCGCTGTCGAGACCTTGCTGGCCAGCGGGGCGCACGTCATGGCCTGGGACAACCGCGACGAGCCCCGGCAGGCCCTGGCTGGCCGCGTCGAACTGGCCGACCCGGTGACGGCGGACATTACAGGCTACGACGGCGTGGTCGTTTCGCCCGGAATTCCGCTGAACCGCCATCCCATCGCTTCTGCCGCGCAGCGCGCCGGAGTGCCGGTGATCGGCGACATCGAGCTTTTCGCACTGGCGCGGCCCAGCCTGCCTGCCCATCGCGTGGTCGGCATAACCGGCACCAACGGCAAGTCGACGACCACTTCGCTGGTTCATCACCTGCTCGAAAAGGCCGGCGTGCCCGCGCGCATGGGCGGCAATATCGGCGTGCCTATTCTCGGTACCGACCCGCTTCCCGAAGGGGGCGTCTATGTGCTGGAGCTTTCGAGCTACCAGATCGATCTGACGCGCAGCCTTGACTGCGATGTGGCCGCGCTGCTCAACATCACGCCCGACCACCTCGATCGCTATGACGGCTTTGCGGCCTATGCGGCGTCCAAGGCCAGGCTCTTCACGATGCAGGGGGCCGAGCATGACGCGGTCTTCGGCAGCGGCGACGCGGAAACCGCCGCTATCGCCAGCACAGAAGGGGACAGGCGCGGTCTCGATCATGTCCGCATCGTCGATGGCGCCAAGCTCACGACGCTGCAGAAGAAGTGGCCCTCGCTGCAGGGGCCGCACAACCTGCAGAATGCGGCCGTCGCCGTGGCCATCGTCGAGGCACTCGGCATCAAGCCCGAGCAGTGGAAGCGCGCCATGCGCAATTTCCGCGGACTGCCGCACCGCATGGAGCGCGTGGCCGAGGCTGACGGTGTCTTCTATATCAACGACAGCAAGGCGACGAACCCGGCTTCGGCCGCTCCGGCGCTGGCTGCATTCCCGCCCGACCCAGAGCCGCGCATCCACTGGATCGTCGGCGGTCTGCCCAAGGGCGACGACCTTGACGAGTGCGCACCCTATTTCGGCAACCTCGCGGCGGCATACACGATCGGCGATGCCGGACCGCGGTTTGCCGAGATCCTTGCGCCCTACACGCAGGTCCACCGCAGCGAGATGATGGCCGAGGCGATCCGCGAGGCAATGGCCGCGGCCAGGCCGGGCGACGTGGTGATGCTGTCCCCGGCCTGCGCCAGTTTCGACCAGTTCCGCGACTACGAGGCGCGCGGCGAGGTTTTCCGCCAGATCGTCGAGGCGCTGCTTGCGCCCGAGGAAGAGGAGGACGCCTGA
- the murG gene encoding undecaprenyldiphospho-muramoylpentapeptide beta-N-acetylglucosaminyltransferase, with the protein MSQVSRHYVLAAGGTGGHLIPAFALAAELDRRGHHVALITDERGAAIPGKPDFLPAHVLPPGRIAGKNPVNWLKGARGILDGRQMALRLFDSFEPSAVVGFGGYPAMPTLLAATAAKIPTVLHEQNAVLGRVNRYFAGKVDAIATSCEEVDRLDPRHAGKVTLVGNPVRSEVLTLRDEPFPDFTEDSLFRILVTGGSQGARVLSQVVPDGLAMLPPALRSRLQVIQQCRPEDIEAVRERYASHGIPAELATYFEDMDERLASAHLFIGRAGASTIAELTAVGRPAILIPLPIATDDHQAANTREIVSAGGARSIRQEGFTGATLAKQIQAMAQHPETLANAAHAAWNCGYPNAARDLADLVESFGAAPIMDVIRMDRKVAPANGNEALAREPAL; encoded by the coding sequence ATGAGTCAGGTCAGCCGCCACTACGTTCTCGCCGCGGGCGGGACGGGCGGACACCTCATTCCCGCATTCGCGCTTGCCGCCGAGCTGGACCGGCGCGGGCACCACGTGGCGCTCATCACCGACGAGCGGGGCGCGGCGATTCCCGGAAAACCCGATTTCCTGCCTGCCCATGTGCTGCCGCCCGGCCGCATTGCCGGCAAGAATCCGGTCAACTGGCTCAAGGGCGCGCGCGGCATCCTCGATGGCCGCCAGATGGCGCTGCGCCTGTTCGACAGCTTCGAGCCTTCGGCCGTCGTCGGCTTCGGCGGCTATCCGGCCATGCCCACGTTGCTCGCCGCCACGGCTGCCAAGATCCCGACCGTCCTGCACGAGCAGAACGCCGTGCTGGGCCGCGTGAACCGCTACTTCGCGGGCAAGGTCGATGCCATCGCCACGTCCTGCGAGGAAGTCGACCGGCTCGATCCCAGGCATGCCGGGAAGGTGACGCTCGTCGGAAATCCTGTGCGCAGCGAAGTGCTCACGCTTCGCGACGAGCCGTTCCCGGATTTCACCGAGGACAGCCTTTTCCGCATTCTCGTGACCGGCGGCAGCCAGGGCGCGCGCGTGCTGTCGCAGGTCGTGCCCGATGGCCTTGCCATGCTGCCGCCCGCGCTGCGCTCGCGCCTGCAGGTGATCCAGCAGTGCCGTCCGGAGGATATCGAGGCGGTGCGTGAACGCTATGCCAGCCACGGCATTCCCGCCGAACTGGCGACCTATTTCGAGGACATGGACGAGCGTCTGGCCTCGGCCCACTTGTTCATCGGCCGCGCCGGTGCCTCGACCATCGCGGAGCTGACGGCTGTCGGCCGTCCTGCCATCCTCATTCCCCTGCCGATCGCGACTGACGATCACCAGGCCGCCAACACGCGCGAGATCGTCTCCGCAGGCGGAGCCCGTTCGATCCGGCAGGAAGGCTTCACCGGCGCCACGCTTGCCAAGCAGATCCAGGCGATGGCCCAGCATCCCGAGACCCTCGCCAATGCCGCCCACGCGGCGTGGAACTGCGGCTATCCCAATGCCGCGCGCGATCTGGCCGATCTCGTCGAGAGCTTCGGCGCTGCCCCGATCATGGACGTGATCCGCATGGACAGGAAGGTGGCCCCCGCCAACGGCAACGAGGCGCTGGCCCGGGAGCCCGCGCTGTGA
- the mraY gene encoding phospho-N-acetylmuramoyl-pentapeptide-transferase encodes MLYLFAEWFHFEGLANLFRYQSFRSGAALMTALVIGLIIGPKFINMLRIRQGKGQPIREDGPQSHLAKRGTPTMGGLMILIAVIVSMLLYMDMSNPFVWACVAVTVGFGAIGFMDDYDKVSKSSHKGVPGRVRLAMEFVVAGIAAYIIVSQLNTNLYVPFLSGRYIPLGPFYYVFAAFVIVGAGNAVNLTDGLDGLATMPVIIAAGTFAIICYLAGRVDYATYLGIPHVPRAGELAIFCAGIMGAGLAFLWFNAPPAAVFMGDTGSLALGGALGAIAVAAHHEIVLAVVGGLFVLEAASVIIQVFWFKRTGRRVFRMAPIHHHFEQKGWKESTVVIRFWIISIVLAVIGLSTLKLR; translated from the coding sequence ATGCTGTATCTTTTCGCAGAATGGTTTCATTTCGAAGGGCTGGCCAACCTCTTTCGCTACCAGTCGTTCCGCTCCGGCGCCGCGCTGATGACGGCTCTCGTCATCGGTCTGATCATCGGGCCGAAGTTCATCAACATGCTGCGAATCCGCCAGGGCAAGGGCCAGCCGATCCGTGAGGACGGCCCGCAATCGCACCTCGCCAAGCGCGGCACGCCCACGATGGGCGGGCTGATGATCCTGATCGCGGTGATCGTGTCGATGCTGCTGTACATGGACATGTCCAACCCCTTCGTCTGGGCCTGCGTGGCCGTGACGGTGGGTTTCGGCGCCATCGGCTTCATGGACGACTATGACAAGGTGTCGAAGAGCAGCCACAAGGGCGTGCCCGGACGGGTGCGCCTGGCGATGGAATTCGTGGTCGCGGGCATTGCCGCCTACATCATCGTCAGCCAGCTCAACACCAACCTCTATGTGCCGTTCCTTTCGGGTCGCTATATTCCGCTGGGGCCGTTTTACTACGTCTTCGCTGCATTCGTGATCGTCGGCGCCGGCAATGCCGTGAACCTGACGGACGGGCTCGACGGCCTTGCGACGATGCCGGTGATCATCGCTGCGGGCACTTTCGCGATCATCTGCTATCTCGCGGGCCGCGTCGACTATGCGACCTACCTCGGCATTCCTCACGTGCCGCGCGCCGGTGAACTGGCGATCTTCTGCGCCGGTATCATGGGCGCAGGGCTGGCCTTCCTGTGGTTCAACGCCCCGCCGGCGGCCGTCTTCATGGGCGACACCGGCAGTCTGGCACTGGGCGGCGCGCTGGGCGCCATCGCCGTGGCCGCTCATCACGAGATCGTGCTGGCCGTCGTCGGCGGCCTGTTCGTCCTCGAAGCGGCCTCGGTGATCATCCAGGTCTTCTGGTTCAAGCGGACCGGAAGGCGCGTGTTCCGCATGGCGCCGATCCACCACCACTTCGAACAGAAGGGGTGGAAGGAATCGACGGTCGTGATCCGCTTCTGGATCATCTCGATCGTGCTTGCCGTAATCGGCCTGTCCACGCTGAAGCTGCGATAA
- a CDS encoding FtsW/RodA/SpoVE family cell cycle protein produces the protein MATAAPGSSSRAARYNRNRRSELAIWWQEIDRAVLAIVLILMGIGAVAVAAGSPASAKRLSTAHERLPELHFFYLHMRWQLIGLAAMFWASTRTKDSARRIGILMAGAMLFLLVLVPFVGSEVNGARRWIRLGVSIQPSEFLKCGYPILLAWILSWRARDPNIPVVGICFAVMALLGALLMAQPDFGSTMLFGGTFFVLILLSGIPLKRIGMFAGAGLVGIVLMYFTYENGRNRIDNFLFGGTAFDQVDLAERTLLNGGWSGLGFWMGTRKFALPEAHTDYIFSVIGEEFGLIACIVIVLLYLAVLTRILLRLVDEEDLFTVLAASGLAAQFGGQAFINILVNLQLFPSKGMTLPLISYGGSSTVAVCLAMGLLLAITRRNPYIKRERFSLRAIGDNS, from the coding sequence ATGGCGACCGCCGCCCCCGGCTCCAGTTCGCGCGCCGCCCGCTATAACCGCAATCGCCGCAGCGAACTGGCGATATGGTGGCAGGAAATCGACCGTGCGGTGCTGGCCATCGTGCTGATCCTCATGGGCATCGGCGCGGTCGCGGTCGCGGCCGGTTCGCCAGCGAGCGCCAAGCGCCTGTCGACCGCGCATGAGCGGCTGCCGGAACTGCACTTCTTCTACCTGCACATGCGCTGGCAGCTGATCGGCCTAGCCGCGATGTTCTGGGCCTCGACCCGGACCAAGGACAGCGCGCGGCGCATCGGCATCCTGATGGCGGGGGCCATGCTGTTCCTGCTGGTGCTGGTGCCTTTCGTCGGTTCCGAAGTGAACGGTGCGCGGCGCTGGATCCGTCTCGGTGTCTCGATCCAGCCGTCCGAGTTCCTCAAGTGCGGCTACCCGATCCTGCTTGCCTGGATTCTCTCCTGGCGGGCGCGCGATCCGAACATTCCCGTCGTCGGGATCTGTTTTGCAGTCATGGCGCTGCTGGGCGCATTGCTCATGGCCCAGCCCGACTTCGGCTCAACCATGCTGTTCGGCGGGACCTTCTTCGTGCTGATCCTGCTGTCGGGCATTCCGCTCAAGCGCATCGGCATGTTCGCGGGCGCGGGCTTGGTGGGCATCGTCCTGATGTACTTCACCTATGAGAACGGCCGGAACCGCATCGACAACTTCCTGTTCGGCGGCACCGCCTTCGACCAGGTCGACCTGGCCGAACGCACCCTGCTGAACGGAGGCTGGTCGGGACTGGGTTTCTGGATGGGCACGCGCAAGTTCGCGCTGCCCGAGGCGCACACCGACTACATCTTCTCGGTCATCGGCGAGGAATTCGGACTGATCGCCTGCATCGTGATCGTCCTGCTCTACCTTGCGGTGCTGACCCGCATCCTGCTGCGCCTCGTCGACGAGGAAGACCTCTTCACCGTGCTGGCCGCTTCGGGCCTTGCTGCGCAGTTCGGCGGGCAGGCCTTCATCAATATCCTCGTCAATCTGCAGCTTTTTCCTTCGAAGGGCATGACCCTGCCGCTGATCAGTTACGGTGGTTCCTCCACCGTCGCAGTGTGTCTTGCCATGGGGCTGCTACTGGCGATTACGCGGCGAAATCCGTACATCAAGCGTGAACGCTTTTCGCTTCGCGCCATCGGAGACAATTCATGA